A region of Sporocytophaga myxococcoides DNA encodes the following proteins:
- a CDS encoding GrpB family protein: MKVELHPFNKDWKNLFDIEKDLLSSTIQNSDIQIEHIGSTAIEGLSAKPIIDILIGVPDFSKANDFIAPIKTCNYTYISVYEDTMPYRRFFTKSTENKRTHQIHMVELNYPFWIRHLAFRNYLREHQEEKEAYNLIKSELSEKDWDDINDYAEAKTEFIRAIEYKAGIREW; the protein is encoded by the coding sequence ATGAAAGTAGAATTACATCCTTTTAATAAAGACTGGAAGAACCTATTTGATATTGAAAAAGATCTTCTTTCATCTACAATACAAAATTCAGATATTCAGATTGAACATATAGGAAGTACTGCCATAGAAGGTCTAAGCGCTAAGCCAATCATAGATATTCTGATAGGAGTACCTGATTTTTCAAAAGCTAATGACTTTATAGCTCCTATCAAAACATGCAACTATACTTATATTTCTGTATATGAAGACACTATGCCATACCGGAGATTTTTCACCAAATCAACTGAGAATAAAAGAACTCACCAGATTCACATGGTAGAATTAAATTATCCTTTCTGGATAAGGCATCTGGCATTTAGGAATTACTTAAGAGAACATCAGGAAGAAAAAGAAGCCTACAATCTTATAAAATCTGAATTATCGGAAAAGGATTGGGATGATATCAACGATTATGCAGAGGCTAAAACAGAGTTTATAAGGGCTATAGAGTATAAGGCTGGAATTAGGGAATGGTAA
- a CDS encoding efflux RND transporter periplasmic adaptor subunit, with translation MKKKIIVISSILVIVLFIGFKLATNKKKLNEKNKPAINTNVAIPVSTAIVSVGPVSGEMIKVGTAAAYQEADVMALSSGKISKLNIDLGSYVKKGQIIAALDTRLLQLSLEASELDLNKMKKDYEKYNDLLQGNAATETQVTDLQFKYQTSANKVEQIKKQIADAHIAAPVSGRITKKNYEEGEFVNPGAAIASIVDITRLKVKVMVSEREVYTLKENQIVKVTADVFPDQVFTGKISYISPAGDEAHNYPVEVIINNASSNSLKAGTYVKVEFGTKSSGTALQITRDALIESIKNPCVYVVEGDIVKKRNIKVGREFGSTIEVLEGLQEGDMVVTNGQINLNDQSKIQIVK, from the coding sequence ATGAAAAAGAAAATTATAGTAATCTCTTCAATATTGGTTATTGTTCTTTTTATCGGATTTAAACTTGCAACCAACAAAAAGAAACTGAATGAGAAAAATAAACCTGCAATTAATACCAATGTTGCCATTCCTGTAAGTACAGCGATTGTATCAGTTGGTCCTGTATCTGGAGAAATGATTAAGGTTGGTACGGCAGCTGCTTATCAGGAAGCAGATGTAATGGCTCTGTCTTCAGGAAAAATATCCAAGCTTAATATTGATCTTGGGTCTTATGTAAAAAAAGGACAGATCATTGCTGCACTTGATACCAGACTTCTTCAGCTTTCTCTGGAGGCTTCTGAACTTGACCTGAATAAAATGAAAAAGGATTATGAAAAATACAATGATCTTTTACAGGGAAATGCAGCAACAGAAACGCAGGTTACTGACCTTCAGTTTAAATATCAGACTTCTGCTAATAAAGTAGAGCAGATCAAAAAACAAATTGCTGATGCGCATATTGCAGCTCCTGTCTCAGGTAGAATAACAAAGAAGAACTATGAAGAAGGAGAGTTTGTAAATCCGGGTGCTGCTATTGCAAGTATTGTAGACATTACCAGACTTAAAGTAAAGGTAATGGTTAGTGAAAGAGAAGTATACACTTTGAAAGAAAATCAAATAGTAAAAGTAACAGCGGATGTGTTCCCTGATCAGGTCTTCACTGGAAAAATCTCTTACATAAGTCCTGCAGGAGACGAGGCACATAACTATCCTGTGGAAGTTATTATAAACAATGCTTCATCAAATAGCCTGAAAGCCGGAACTTATGTGAAAGTTGAATTTGGCACTAAGTCTTCGGGGACGGCTTTGCAAATTACCAGAGATGCTCTTATAGAGAGCATCAAAAATCCATGCGTATATGTAGTGGAAGGTGATATTGTGAAGAAAAGAAATATTAAGGTGGGCAGAGAGTTTGGTTCAACAATAGAAGTGCTTGAAGGGCTTCAGGAGGGAGACATGGTAGTTACAAATGGTCAGATCAACCTTAATGATCAGTCAAAAATTCAAATTGTAAAATAA
- a CDS encoding TolC family protein, which yields MKKNRFLIGFLLLITSGSFAQESFTLKSAIEYGLQNNLKMGKAFNEKDRANQREKEAFSSYLPQVNGTVTLDDNIKRQAMVFPANPLMPEGATVRMGTQFNTGAVIQLDQTIFDQAAMLGIKAARPNKAMADLKYQQSEESIIYDVSYSYYQVFVFKQYLNLQLENKKKQEQLLAIAKLQLDKGVIKKNDYNKILVTLNNTLSQLSLAEQNLELANSRLKNVMGLPLDQEIVLADTAILKSNVRLAKESEFDARNRTDFKLQQTQIIFHDLDARRIRGTGLPRLTAYARYGVQAMGNDFQESFNRKFDYSSIGLKLSVPLFDGLKRNAQYKQARIDMKNAQADLLLNERSYQVEYSNAKVQLNKSASSLENNESNLKLAEEVYQTTTLEYQRGVAGLSDLLNAEYSYKDAQVNYINSLLNYYTSQLDIEKSSGTLKNFASNL from the coding sequence ATGAAAAAGAATAGATTTTTAATCGGATTTTTACTCTTGATCACATCGGGGAGTTTCGCTCAGGAATCTTTTACATTAAAAAGTGCAATAGAATACGGGCTTCAGAATAATCTGAAAATGGGCAAAGCCTTTAATGAGAAGGATAGAGCAAACCAAAGAGAAAAAGAAGCATTCTCTAGTTATCTGCCTCAGGTAAACGGGACAGTGACGCTGGATGACAACATTAAAAGGCAAGCCATGGTATTTCCAGCAAATCCTCTTATGCCAGAAGGTGCTACGGTGCGCATGGGTACCCAGTTTAATACCGGGGCAGTAATTCAACTTGACCAGACAATCTTTGACCAGGCTGCAATGCTGGGAATAAAAGCTGCCAGACCTAACAAAGCAATGGCTGATCTGAAATACCAGCAATCTGAAGAAAGCATTATTTATGATGTATCTTACAGTTATTATCAGGTATTTGTTTTTAAGCAATATCTGAATCTTCAACTCGAAAACAAAAAGAAACAAGAACAGTTGCTTGCAATTGCAAAGCTTCAACTGGATAAGGGCGTCATCAAGAAGAATGATTACAATAAAATACTTGTAACACTTAACAATACTTTATCTCAATTAAGTCTGGCGGAACAAAATCTTGAGCTTGCCAACAGTCGCCTGAAGAATGTGATGGGACTTCCGCTCGATCAGGAGATTGTACTTGCAGATACAGCAATACTAAAGTCGAATGTAAGGCTTGCTAAAGAAAGCGAATTTGATGCACGGAACAGGACTGATTTCAAACTTCAGCAAACTCAAATCATATTTCATGATCTAGATGCCAGAAGGATAAGAGGTACAGGGCTCCCTAGATTGACTGCATATGCTCGTTATGGAGTGCAGGCAATGGGAAATGATTTTCAGGAGTCATTTAACAGAAAGTTTGATTATTCCTCTATTGGTTTAAAATTAAGTGTTCCTCTTTTTGATGGCCTGAAAAGAAATGCGCAATACAAGCAAGCCCGCATTGATATGAAAAATGCTCAGGCAGACCTGTTGTTAAATGAAAGATCTTATCAGGTTGAATATTCCAATGCTAAGGTGCAGTTAAACAAATCAGCAAGCAGTCTGGAGAATAACGAAAGCAATCTGAAGCTGGCAGAAGAAGTTTATCAGACTACCACATTGGAGTATCAAAGAGGAGTGGCTGGCTTATCAGACTTGCTTAATGCAGAGTACTCCTACAAGGATGCTCAGGTCAATTATATCAATTCATTATTAAACTACTATACTTCTCAGTTGGACATAGAAAAGTCAAGCGGTACTCTTAAGAATTTTGCTTCAAACCTTTAA
- a CDS encoding TetR/AcrR family transcriptional regulator, whose amino-acid sequence MSNSNDSNTQEIIKKTAREVFFEKGLDGARMQDIADKAGINKALLHYYFRSKEKLFEIILDEEKQNFMRYLEDIITSQDYTFFEKIEKIVEKQIDNMINAPQLPHFIMNEIIKRPEMMNQMIEKSGFKRVFEVFVKQTSAEVKKGTIRNIKGEQLMMNIMCMDTYPFIAKPYFMNLMGIETDTEYLKVMQKRKKEVVEFVITAIKL is encoded by the coding sequence ATGTCAAATTCTAACGATTCTAATACACAGGAAATTATAAAAAAGACCGCCCGAGAAGTCTTTTTTGAGAAAGGTCTTGATGGGGCCAGAATGCAGGACATAGCTGATAAGGCTGGGATAAATAAAGCATTGTTGCATTATTATTTCAGGTCCAAGGAAAAGCTTTTCGAAATCATTCTGGATGAAGAGAAGCAAAATTTTATGCGCTACCTGGAAGATATTATTACTTCTCAGGATTATACTTTTTTTGAGAAAATCGAAAAGATTGTTGAGAAGCAAATTGACAACATGATCAATGCGCCTCAATTGCCGCACTTCATCATGAACGAGATCATCAAAAGACCCGAGATGATGAATCAAATGATTGAGAAAAGTGGATTTAAGAGAGTCTTTGAGGTCTTTGTAAAACAGACAAGTGCAGAGGTAAAGAAGGGTACTATAAGAAATATTAAAGGGGAACAGTTGATGATGAATATTATGTGTATGGATACTTATCCCTTTATTGCAAAGCCTTATTTTATGAACCTTATGGGTATTGAAACTGACACCGAGTATCTAAAGGTAATGCAGAAAAGAAAAAAAGAGGTAGTCGAATTCGTGATCACTGCTATCAAGCTTTGA
- a CDS encoding efflux RND transporter permease subunit, with product MSITEVAVKRPLLITVIFTVLILFGVISYKELNYNLLPKFEANVVTILTTYRGASPDEVENSVTKKIEEAVSAVEGLDKLTSSSMEGASVVMIQLKSGVDVTKTQQDVQRKVDGVLAQLPDEITRPVVNKFSTDEMPVMRLGVNGNLSPTLLYDLMDKKLKPQLANVSGVGQVTVVGGNPREIKVNIDQNKIQAYKLSITQVSQAINAANKSFPSGKVETARDQFSIKFDAKIGDVGILRNLIVKQNADGSKIYLKDIAEVVDTQSDATAINHVNGIPSLGIIILKQTDANAVEVCDLVKKKIEVLEKQYASNGLKFDISVDQSKFTLASADAVIHDLYLAVFIVAVVMLMFLHSVRSSMFVLVALPSSMIPTFIAMYLLGFSLNLMTLMALSLVVGILVDDSIVVLENIYRHMEMGKDKRTASLDGRNEIGFTALAITLVDVVVFVPLAMTSGLIGNILREFSLVVVFSTLMSLMVSFTITPLLASRFGRLEVLNPNSLWGKINIGFENFLDSLKEEYGKVLRWSLSSKRWVLLGTIILLIASFALLPLGFIGATFISSGDRGEMSVKLELASQSSLYQTNMMAQKVEKMIMEKPEVVKVVTTIGYSSSSPSSGGGSNSNIADMTVVMVDKEERNISAEDFGVKLKSEISKIPGVKVTVNPVNITGSSGESPIQVAVKGTDMKVIREAAAMVKEAIKSVPGTQYVQYSAKDPKPEIEVTLDREKMAQLGLSASDVGMTLQNAFRGDETSKFKVGGNEYDIFISLDKFDRSNIEDVKKLTFVNNKGQNFQLDQFSEVKETMGESVLERIDRLSTIKVNSSVVGRPVGTVGQEIQANVNKLNLPEGITIEYLGDMQRQKDAFGSLGLALILALVLVYLIMVALYESVVYPFVVLFAIPVATVGAFLALALTMESLSIFSIVGMIMLIGLVTKNAILIVDFTNQLKEEGYTVKEALIEAGKERLRPILMTTIAMIVGMLPIALSTASGAEVKNGMAWVIIGGLTSSLLLTLVVVPAVYMIVETIINKFKPKKKEEAQTGTEEKIAINIPIMQN from the coding sequence ATGTCAATAACCGAAGTTGCTGTCAAAAGGCCATTGCTGATTACAGTAATATTTACCGTTCTCATACTCTTTGGTGTTATTTCCTATAAAGAGCTTAATTATAATCTCTTGCCAAAGTTTGAGGCCAACGTTGTCACTATTCTGACAACCTATCGTGGTGCTTCTCCTGATGAAGTAGAAAACTCCGTTACAAAGAAAATTGAAGAAGCAGTCTCTGCTGTAGAAGGATTGGATAAGCTAACCTCTTCCTCAATGGAAGGGGCATCAGTTGTAATGATTCAGCTTAAATCAGGGGTAGATGTTACGAAAACCCAGCAGGATGTTCAGAGAAAGGTGGATGGAGTTCTGGCTCAATTGCCTGATGAAATAACAAGACCTGTAGTAAATAAATTTTCTACCGATGAAATGCCTGTAATGCGTTTGGGTGTAAATGGAAACCTAAGCCCAACATTACTATATGATCTGATGGATAAGAAGTTAAAGCCACAGCTGGCAAATGTTTCCGGTGTTGGTCAGGTCACTGTAGTGGGTGGTAATCCAAGAGAAATTAAGGTAAATATTGATCAAAACAAAATACAGGCTTATAAGCTCTCTATTACGCAGGTATCTCAGGCTATTAATGCAGCTAATAAATCTTTCCCGTCAGGTAAAGTTGAAACAGCAAGAGACCAGTTTTCTATAAAGTTTGATGCCAAGATTGGAGATGTAGGTATACTTAGAAATCTTATTGTAAAACAAAATGCGGATGGCAGTAAAATTTATCTGAAGGATATTGCAGAAGTGGTGGACACTCAATCTGATGCGACTGCAATCAACCATGTTAATGGTATTCCTTCCCTAGGTATAATAATCCTTAAGCAAACGGATGCCAATGCAGTAGAGGTTTGTGATCTCGTAAAGAAGAAGATTGAAGTGCTTGAAAAACAGTATGCTTCAAATGGGCTGAAATTTGATATTTCTGTTGACCAGTCTAAGTTTACTTTGGCTTCTGCAGATGCTGTTATTCACGATTTATATCTTGCCGTGTTTATTGTTGCTGTGGTGATGCTCATGTTCCTTCACAGCGTGAGAAGCTCAATGTTCGTTCTGGTAGCTCTTCCTTCATCAATGATACCAACATTTATCGCAATGTACCTGTTGGGCTTCTCATTGAACCTGATGACACTGATGGCATTATCTCTTGTAGTGGGTATTCTTGTGGATGACAGTATCGTTGTGTTGGAGAATATTTACCGACACATGGAAATGGGTAAAGATAAAAGAACTGCTTCTCTGGATGGTAGAAATGAGATAGGATTTACAGCGCTTGCAATTACACTTGTTGACGTGGTGGTATTCGTGCCTTTAGCGATGACATCGGGTTTGATTGGTAATATTCTCAGAGAGTTCTCTCTTGTTGTGGTGTTCTCTACTCTTATGAGTTTAATGGTATCTTTTACTATCACTCCTTTGCTGGCTTCAAGATTTGGCAGGTTGGAGGTGTTGAACCCTAATTCATTATGGGGAAAAATTAATATTGGATTTGAAAATTTCCTTGACTCATTAAAAGAAGAATATGGAAAAGTATTAAGATGGTCATTGAGTAGCAAGCGTTGGGTGTTGTTGGGAACTATCATTTTGCTTATAGCCTCTTTTGCATTGCTTCCGTTAGGATTTATCGGAGCTACATTTATCAGCTCAGGAGATCGTGGCGAAATGAGCGTAAAACTTGAGCTGGCATCACAAAGCTCTCTTTACCAGACAAACATGATGGCACAGAAAGTAGAAAAGATGATCATGGAAAAGCCAGAAGTTGTGAAGGTCGTAACAACTATCGGATATAGCAGTTCCAGTCCTTCCTCAGGAGGTGGCTCGAACAGTAATATAGCAGACATGACAGTAGTGATGGTTGATAAAGAGGAACGTAATATTTCTGCAGAGGACTTTGGAGTGAAACTGAAAAGTGAAATCTCTAAAATTCCGGGTGTAAAAGTAACGGTGAATCCTGTGAATATAACGGGAAGCAGTGGCGAGTCTCCTATACAGGTTGCGGTAAAAGGTACTGATATGAAAGTCATCCGTGAAGCAGCTGCGATGGTTAAAGAAGCCATTAAAAGTGTACCGGGTACCCAATATGTTCAATATAGCGCTAAAGATCCTAAGCCTGAAATTGAGGTGACGCTTGACAGAGAAAAGATGGCTCAGCTTGGACTCAGCGCAAGTGATGTGGGGATGACACTTCAGAATGCTTTCAGGGGAGACGAGACATCTAAGTTTAAAGTGGGTGGTAATGAATATGATATCTTCATTTCCCTGGATAAGTTTGACAGATCTAATATTGAGGATGTTAAAAAACTAACATTTGTGAATAATAAAGGTCAGAATTTCCAGCTCGATCAATTCTCTGAGGTGAAGGAGACTATGGGAGAAAGTGTCCTTGAAAGAATCGACAGGTTATCTACAATAAAAGTAAACTCATCAGTTGTTGGAAGGCCGGTTGGAACTGTCGGACAGGAAATTCAGGCTAATGTAAATAAGTTAAATCTTCCGGAAGGCATCACAATAGAGTACCTTGGAGATATGCAGAGACAAAAAGATGCATTCGGAAGTCTTGGTTTAGCCCTGATTCTGGCCTTGGTCCTTGTTTATCTTATCATGGTGGCTCTTTACGAAAGTGTTGTTTATCCGTTTGTGGTATTATTTGCTATCCCGGTGGCAACTGTCGGCGCCTTCCTTGCTCTTGCTTTGACAATGGAAAGTTTAAGCATCTTCTCCATCGTTGGTATGATCATGTTGATTGGACTTGTTACCAAGAATGCGATTCTTATCGTTGATTTCACAAATCAATTAAAAGAAGAAGGGTATACGGTAAAAGAAGCCTTGATTGAAGCAGGTAAAGAACGTCTTCGTCCGATCCTGATGACAACGATTGCAATGATCGTTGGAATGTTGCCAATAGCATTATCCACTGCATCAGGAGCAGAAGTAAAGAACGGTATGGCATGGGTGATTATTGGTGGTCTTACAAGTTCATTGTTATTGACACTTGTTGTTGTACCGGCGGTTTATATGATTGTTGAGACAATTATTAATAAATTCAAACCAAAGAAAAAGGAAGAGGCCCAGACAGGAACAGAGGAGAAGATTGCTATCAACATACCGATAATGCAGAATTAG